The proteins below are encoded in one region of Sebastes fasciatus isolate fSebFas1 chromosome 16, fSebFas1.pri, whole genome shotgun sequence:
- the emsy gene encoding BRCA2-interacting transcriptional repressor EMSY isoform X10: MPMIQLEKPVLTGTMPVVWPTILDLGRDECKRILRKLELEAYAGVISALRAQGDLTKDKKDLLGELTKILGISTERHRAEVRRAVNDERLTTIAYHMSGPNSSSEWSIEGRRLVPLMPRLVPQTAFTVTANAVASATANQNASLLLPAETGNKEVVVCYSYTSTTGTPTSATATSGTIGATVKSPRPPSPSSNVVVLPSGSTVYVKSVSCSDEDEKPRKRRRTNSSSSSPVMLKEITKVSPPISKSITVPVSGSPKMSNIMQSIANSLPPHLSPVKITFTKPTIQTTNTTTQKVIIVTTSPSSNFVPNILSKSHAHNAALSKLVSTSMLTASSQKQTVVFPASASPANTVAVTTVVPSAPSVVMSTTCATSAGVKVASARLPSPKTMVGSPAQIMAQFPKQQSPKQLQQSSSMGVCSVSQTQTTSTSPGSKPTIQIKQESGVKIITQQVQPSKILPKPSQVGLSSSTSSPIMVVSSNGAIMTTKLVTQSTATQSTYTRPTVSPSLGARISASSGTTYVKTTSGSIITVVPKSLATLGGKIISSNIVSGTTTKITTIPMTSKPNVIVVQKTTGKGATIQGLPGKNVVTTLLNAGVSPKLETFTSYIKGEKGLQAVQGTKPAIITASRPITKMIVTQPKGMSSVSQATATKIIPTKIVYGQQGKTQVLIKPKPVFQTAVVSEHTRQLVTEALQQVTRSAEIMQGQASGQDGSTKEDESSHSSAQEPHPVVHLVSSREQDWTEQEVSIESSPTIIYQEVSGGESQSATSTIKALLELQQTTALSAVKEKAESKPRQHTIDLSQMAVPIQLAQEKKPSPESPRPSTSEAEPSTEYVTAGKVISRVVVPSEDDNVVMSSSQQLGKPYKISQVTVVTKPAATVSSAGAASHVIHMPSDSHGKTETVLEVGELEGDTLDPQTGLFYRSSQTATDAMKQTVHSAAAQPPPSSQAEAEQSRHTSTTISTSSSIQLPPQLHSKPQISQPSSSSAAFPSTLLLTKKLPKLREQTQPKPQALTQIPKDRPLTAPAQAGPKVTTPVTPTKPLLTPQLPKLQQAPTSHHRPLHTPMSHPPPLQAHHPVSTEKTASSQQPIITQSATVTKITFGSSHHSSQVFSSGEATAKLIPESSSRPSGDKPSVSDILKISMMEAEIDPSTEPMVVDSSSDCGPLGKAMEVQAVSGTLDSGQFISSSGASMHHSHTKPQFSCMQGLTAQRSKEDLEVIEYSILPDSSQSNVVVEPSGFLEITNYTSQQLEEDSPMEQEVDSSNDEATAASPPDQP; encoded by the exons ATG CCCATGATTCAGCTGGAGAAACCAGTGCTGACTGGTACCATGCCCGTGGTATGGCCCACCATCCTTGACCTGGGCAGGGATGAGTGCAAAAGAATTCTCCGTAAACTTG AGCTGGAGGCTTATGCTGGGGTTATCAGTGCCCTGCGAGCCCAAGGAGACCTGACGAAGGACAAGAAGGATCTGCTGGGAGAACTCACTAAAATCCTTGG TATCTCAACAGAACGCCATCGGGCAGAAGTCCGCAGGGCTGTCAATGATGAACGCCTCACCACTATTGCATATCA TATGTCCGGTCCTAACAGCTCGTCCGAATGGTCCATTGAAGGACGTCGGCTTGTCCCCTTGATGCCGAGGCTGGTCCCTCAAACAGCCTTTACTGTGACTGCTAATGCGGTGGCCAGCGccacagccaatcagaatgCCTCTCTTCTGTTGCCAgctgaaacaggaaacaaagaaG TGGTTGTATGTTACTCCTACACAAGCACCACCGGCACCCCTACCAGCGCCACGGCGACCAGCGGCACCATAGGAGCAACTGTGAAATCACCACGACCACCCAGTCCTTCATCCAACGTGGTGGTTCTGCCCAGCGGGAGCACCGTCTATGTGAAAA GCGTGAGCTGTTCCGACGAGGACGAGAAGCCTCGCAAGCGAAGGCGGACAAACTCGTCCAGCTCGTCGCCGGTGATGCTGAAGGAGATTACCAAGGTGTCCCCACCGATATCCAAGAGCATCACGGTGCCGGTGAGCGGCAGCCCCAAGATGAGCAACATCATGCAGAGCATCGCCAACTCGCTGCCGCCCCACCTGTCCCCCGTCAAGATCACCTTCACCAAGCCCACCATCCagaccaccaacaccaccacgcAGAAg GTGATCATCGTGACGACTTCGCCCAGCTCCAACTTTGTGCCCAACATCCTGTCCAAGTCTCACGCTCACAACGCCGCTCTGTCCAAGCTGGTCTCCACCTCCATGCTGACGGCGTCCAGCCAGAAACAGACGGTGGTCTTCCCAGCCAGCGCCAGCCCCGCCAACACCGTCGCAGTGACCACGGTGGTCCCCTCGGCTCCTTCAGTGGTCATGTCAACAACAT GTGCTACTTCAGCTGGAGTGAAGGTGGCTTCAGCCAGACTTCCTTCACCTAAGACCATGGTGGGGTCTCCAGCTCAGATCATGGCCCAGTTCCCCAAACAGCAGTCCCCcaaacagctgcagcagagctCCTCTATGGGAGTCTGTAGTGTGAGCCAGACCCAGACCACCAGCACCTCGCCGGGCTCCAAGCCCACCATCCAGATCAAACAAGAGTCCG GGGTGAAGATAATCACTCAGCAGGTTCAGCCCAGCAAAATCCTGCCCAAACCTTCACAAGTGGGTTTGTCCAGCAGCACCTCGTCCCCCATCATGGTCGTCAGTAGCAACGGAGCCATCATGACCACCAAACTGGTCACTCAGTCCACAG CTACCCAGTCCACCTATACCAGACCGACTGTCAGCCCCAGCCTCGGCGCCAGAATATCAGCCTCCAGTGGGACCACCTACGTCAAGACCACCAGCGGCAGCATCATCACCGTGGTGCCCAAGTCTCTGGCCACTCTGGGTGGGAAGATCATCAGCAGTAACATCGTCTCCG GCACAACGACCAAGATCACCACCATCCCCATGACCTCCAAGCCAAACGTCATAGTGGTTCAGAAGACCACAGGAAAAGGAGCGACCATCCAAGGACTACCTGGGAAGAATGTGGTCACCACTCTTTTAAATGCTGGG GTGTCTCCAAAGTTAGAAACCTTCACATCCTACATAAAG GGGGAGAAAGGCCTGCAGGCTGTTCAGGGGACCAAACCGGCGATCATCACCGCCTCCAGACCCATCACCAAGATGATCGTCACCCAGCCCAAAGGCATGAGCTCTGTATCCCAGGCCACCGCCACCAAGATCATCCCAACCAAGATCGTCTACGGCCAGCAGGGCAAGACCCAG GTTCTCATCAAACCTAAGCCAGTATTCCAGACGGCGGTGGTGAGCGAGCACACCAGGCAGCTGGTCACCGAGGCGCTGCAGCAGGTGACCCGCTCTGCGGAAATCATGCAGGGTCAAGCCTCGGGACAGGACGGGTCCACGAAGGAAGACGAGTCCTCCCATAGCAGCGCTCAAG AGCCTCACCCTGTAGTGCACCTGGTGTCCTCCAGAGAGCAGGATTGGACAGAGCAGGAAGTATCCATAGAGTCCAGCCCCACTATTATCTACCAGGAGGTGTCTGGTGGGGAATCCCAGTCTGCCACCTCCACCATCAAAGCCCTGCTGGAGCTACAACAGACAACAG CCCTCTCGGCAGTGAAGGAGAAGGCCGAGTCCAAACCCAGACAGCACACCATCGACCTGAGCCAGATGGCCGTGCCCATCCAGCTGGCCCAGGAGAAGAAGCCCAGCCCGGAGTCCCCCAGGCCCTCCACCTCAGAGGCTGAACCCAGCACCGAGTACGTCACAGCAG GTAAAGTCATCAGCAGAGTGGTCGTGCCCTCGGAGGACGATAACGTGGTCATGTCCTCCAGCCAGCAGCTGGGGAAGCCTTACAAAATCAGCCAGGTTACCGTGGTAACCAAACCGGCCGCTACCGTGTCCTCAGCGGGCGCAGCTTCACACGTCATCCACATG cCCTCTGACAGCCATGGTAAAACGGAGACCGTGTTAGAGGTGGGCGAGCTGGAAGGCGACACCTTGGACCCCCAAACAGGCTTGTTTTACCGCTCCAGCCAAACAGCTACAGACGCCATGAAGCAAACCGTCCACTCTGCAGCCGCTCAGCCGCCTCCATCGAGCCAGGCAGAGGCCGAGCAGAGCCGGCACACCTCCACCaccatctccacctcctcctccatccagcTACCGCCACAACTGCACAGCAAACCTCAAATCAGCcagccttcctcttcctcagctGCCTTCCCCTCCACCCTTCTTCTGACTAAGAAACTCCCAAAACTACGAGAGCAGACTCAGCCCAAACCCCAGGCCTTAACCCAGATCCCCAAAGACAGACCACTGACTGCACCAGCCCAAGCCGGGCCAAAGGTCACGACCCCGGTTACGCCAACAAAGCCCCTGTTGACGCCGCAGCTCCCGAAGCTCCAGCAAGCACCCACATCCCACCACAGACCCCTGCACACACCCATGTCCCACCCTCCTCCACTGCAGGCGCACCACCCTGTCAGCACTGAAAAGACGGCCTCCAGCCAG CAGCCAATCATCACACAGAGCGCCACCGTCACCAAGATCACCTTCGGCAGCTCCCACCATTCATCGCAGGTCTTCAGCAGCGGCGAGGCCACCGCCAAACTGATCCCCGAGTCCAGCTCCAGGCCCTCGGGAGACAAGCCCTCGGTGTCGGACATCCTGAAGATCTCCATGATGGAGGCGGAGATCGATCCGAGCACGGAGCCCATGGTGGTGGATTCCTCCAGCGACTGCGGCCCTCTGGGGAAAGCCATGGAGGTCCAGGCCGTGTCAGGCACACTGGACTCGGGCCAGTTCATCAGCAGCTCTGGGGCCTCCATGCACCACTCCCACACAAAGCCCCAGTTCAGCTGCATGCAGGGCCTCACAGCACAGAGGAGCAAAGAGGACCTGGAGGTCATTGAG TACTCCATCCTGCCGGACTCCAGCCAGTCCAACGTGGTGGTGGAGCCCAGCGGCTTCCTGGAGATCACCAACTACACCAGccagcagctggaggaggacagCCCCATGGAGCAGGAGGTGGACAGCAGCAACGACGAGGCCACGGCAGCCAGTCCTCCTGACCAACCATAG
- the emsy gene encoding BRCA2-interacting transcriptional repressor EMSY isoform X11, with translation MPMIQLEKPVLTGTMPVVWPTILDLGRDECKRILRKLELEAYAGVISALRAQGDLTKDKKDLLGELTKILGISTERHRAEVRRAVNDERLTTIAYHMSGPNSSSEWSIEGRRLVPLMPRLVPQTAFTVTANAVASATANQNASLLLPAETGNKEVVVCYSYTSTTGTPTSATATSGTIGATVKSPRPPSPSSNVVVLPSGSTVYVKSVSCSDEDEKPRKRRRTNSSSSSPVMLKEITKVSPPISKSITVPVSGSPKMSNIMQSIANSLPPHLSPVKITFTKPTIQTTNTTTQKVIIVTTSPSSNFVPNILSKSHAHNAALSKLVSTSMLTASSQKQTVVFPASASPANTVAVTTVVPSAPSVVMSTTCATSAGVKVASARLPSPKTMVGSPAQIMAQFPKQQSPKQLQQSSSMGVCSVSQTQTTSTSPGSKPTIQIKQESGVKIITQQVQPSKILPKPSQVGLSSSTSSPIMVVSSNGAIMTTKLVTQSTATQSTYTRPTVSPSLGARISASSGTTYVKTTSGSIITVVPKSLATLGGKIISSNIVSGTTTKITTIPMTSKPNVIVVQKTTGKGATIQGLPGKNVVTTLLNAGGEKGLQAVQGTKPAIITASRPITKMIVTQPKGMSSVSQATATKIIPTKIVYGQQGKTQVSFQVLIKPKPVFQTAVVSEHTRQLVTEALQQVTRSAEIMQGQASGQDGSTKEDESSHSSAQEPHPVVHLVSSREQDWTEQEVSIESSPTIIYQEVSGGESQSATSTIKALLELQQTTAFAKALSAVKEKAESKPRQHTIDLSQMAVPIQLAQEKKPSPESPRPSTSEAEPSTEYVTAGKVISRVVVPSEDDNVVMSSSQQLGKPYKISQVTVVTKPAATVSSAGAASHVIHMPSDSHGKTETVLEVGELEGDTLDPQTGLFYRSSQTATDAMKQTVHSAAAQPPPSSQAEAEQSRHTSTTISTSSSIQLPPQLHSKPQISQPSSSSAAFPSTLLLTKKLPKLREQTQPKPQALTQIPKDRPLTAPAQAGPKVTTPVTPTKPLLTPQLPKLQQAPTSHHRPLHTPMSHPPPLQAHHPVSTEKTASSQQPIITQSATVTKITFGSSHHSSQVFSSGEATAKLIPESSSRPSGDKPSVSDILKISMMEAEIDPSTEPMVVDSSSDCGPLGKAMEVQAVSGTLDSGQFISSSGASMHHSHTKPQFSCMQGLTAQRSKEDLEVIEVIPQYSILPDSSQSNVVVEPSGFLEITNYTSQQLEEDSPMEQEVDSSNDEATAASPPDQP, from the exons ATG CCCATGATTCAGCTGGAGAAACCAGTGCTGACTGGTACCATGCCCGTGGTATGGCCCACCATCCTTGACCTGGGCAGGGATGAGTGCAAAAGAATTCTCCGTAAACTTG AGCTGGAGGCTTATGCTGGGGTTATCAGTGCCCTGCGAGCCCAAGGAGACCTGACGAAGGACAAGAAGGATCTGCTGGGAGAACTCACTAAAATCCTTGG TATCTCAACAGAACGCCATCGGGCAGAAGTCCGCAGGGCTGTCAATGATGAACGCCTCACCACTATTGCATATCA TATGTCCGGTCCTAACAGCTCGTCCGAATGGTCCATTGAAGGACGTCGGCTTGTCCCCTTGATGCCGAGGCTGGTCCCTCAAACAGCCTTTACTGTGACTGCTAATGCGGTGGCCAGCGccacagccaatcagaatgCCTCTCTTCTGTTGCCAgctgaaacaggaaacaaagaaG TGGTTGTATGTTACTCCTACACAAGCACCACCGGCACCCCTACCAGCGCCACGGCGACCAGCGGCACCATAGGAGCAACTGTGAAATCACCACGACCACCCAGTCCTTCATCCAACGTGGTGGTTCTGCCCAGCGGGAGCACCGTCTATGTGAAAA GCGTGAGCTGTTCCGACGAGGACGAGAAGCCTCGCAAGCGAAGGCGGACAAACTCGTCCAGCTCGTCGCCGGTGATGCTGAAGGAGATTACCAAGGTGTCCCCACCGATATCCAAGAGCATCACGGTGCCGGTGAGCGGCAGCCCCAAGATGAGCAACATCATGCAGAGCATCGCCAACTCGCTGCCGCCCCACCTGTCCCCCGTCAAGATCACCTTCACCAAGCCCACCATCCagaccaccaacaccaccacgcAGAAg GTGATCATCGTGACGACTTCGCCCAGCTCCAACTTTGTGCCCAACATCCTGTCCAAGTCTCACGCTCACAACGCCGCTCTGTCCAAGCTGGTCTCCACCTCCATGCTGACGGCGTCCAGCCAGAAACAGACGGTGGTCTTCCCAGCCAGCGCCAGCCCCGCCAACACCGTCGCAGTGACCACGGTGGTCCCCTCGGCTCCTTCAGTGGTCATGTCAACAACAT GTGCTACTTCAGCTGGAGTGAAGGTGGCTTCAGCCAGACTTCCTTCACCTAAGACCATGGTGGGGTCTCCAGCTCAGATCATGGCCCAGTTCCCCAAACAGCAGTCCCCcaaacagctgcagcagagctCCTCTATGGGAGTCTGTAGTGTGAGCCAGACCCAGACCACCAGCACCTCGCCGGGCTCCAAGCCCACCATCCAGATCAAACAAGAGTCCG GGGTGAAGATAATCACTCAGCAGGTTCAGCCCAGCAAAATCCTGCCCAAACCTTCACAAGTGGGTTTGTCCAGCAGCACCTCGTCCCCCATCATGGTCGTCAGTAGCAACGGAGCCATCATGACCACCAAACTGGTCACTCAGTCCACAG CTACCCAGTCCACCTATACCAGACCGACTGTCAGCCCCAGCCTCGGCGCCAGAATATCAGCCTCCAGTGGGACCACCTACGTCAAGACCACCAGCGGCAGCATCATCACCGTGGTGCCCAAGTCTCTGGCCACTCTGGGTGGGAAGATCATCAGCAGTAACATCGTCTCCG GCACAACGACCAAGATCACCACCATCCCCATGACCTCCAAGCCAAACGTCATAGTGGTTCAGAAGACCACAGGAAAAGGAGCGACCATCCAAGGACTACCTGGGAAGAATGTGGTCACCACTCTTTTAAATGCTGGG GGGGAGAAAGGCCTGCAGGCTGTTCAGGGGACCAAACCGGCGATCATCACCGCCTCCAGACCCATCACCAAGATGATCGTCACCCAGCCCAAAGGCATGAGCTCTGTATCCCAGGCCACCGCCACCAAGATCATCCCAACCAAGATCGTCTACGGCCAGCAGGGCAAGACCCA GGTTTCCTTCCAGGTTCTCATCAAACCTAAGCCAGTATTCCAGACGGCGGTGGTGAGCGAGCACACCAGGCAGCTGGTCACCGAGGCGCTGCAGCAGGTGACCCGCTCTGCGGAAATCATGCAGGGTCAAGCCTCGGGACAGGACGGGTCCACGAAGGAAGACGAGTCCTCCCATAGCAGCGCTCAAG AGCCTCACCCTGTAGTGCACCTGGTGTCCTCCAGAGAGCAGGATTGGACAGAGCAGGAAGTATCCATAGAGTCCAGCCCCACTATTATCTACCAGGAGGTGTCTGGTGGGGAATCCCAGTCTGCCACCTCCACCATCAAAGCCCTGCTGGAGCTACAACAGACAACAG CCTTTGCTAAAGCCCTCTCGGCAGTGAAGGAGAAGGCCGAGTCCAAACCCAGACAGCACACCATCGACCTGAGCCAGATGGCCGTGCCCATCCAGCTGGCCCAGGAGAAGAAGCCCAGCCCGGAGTCCCCCAGGCCCTCCACCTCAGAGGCTGAACCCAGCACCGAGTACGTCACAGCAG GTAAAGTCATCAGCAGAGTGGTCGTGCCCTCGGAGGACGATAACGTGGTCATGTCCTCCAGCCAGCAGCTGGGGAAGCCTTACAAAATCAGCCAGGTTACCGTGGTAACCAAACCGGCCGCTACCGTGTCCTCAGCGGGCGCAGCTTCACACGTCATCCACATG cCCTCTGACAGCCATGGTAAAACGGAGACCGTGTTAGAGGTGGGCGAGCTGGAAGGCGACACCTTGGACCCCCAAACAGGCTTGTTTTACCGCTCCAGCCAAACAGCTACAGACGCCATGAAGCAAACCGTCCACTCTGCAGCCGCTCAGCCGCCTCCATCGAGCCAGGCAGAGGCCGAGCAGAGCCGGCACACCTCCACCaccatctccacctcctcctccatccagcTACCGCCACAACTGCACAGCAAACCTCAAATCAGCcagccttcctcttcctcagctGCCTTCCCCTCCACCCTTCTTCTGACTAAGAAACTCCCAAAACTACGAGAGCAGACTCAGCCCAAACCCCAGGCCTTAACCCAGATCCCCAAAGACAGACCACTGACTGCACCAGCCCAAGCCGGGCCAAAGGTCACGACCCCGGTTACGCCAACAAAGCCCCTGTTGACGCCGCAGCTCCCGAAGCTCCAGCAAGCACCCACATCCCACCACAGACCCCTGCACACACCCATGTCCCACCCTCCTCCACTGCAGGCGCACCACCCTGTCAGCACTGAAAAGACGGCCTCCAGCCAG CAGCCAATCATCACACAGAGCGCCACCGTCACCAAGATCACCTTCGGCAGCTCCCACCATTCATCGCAGGTCTTCAGCAGCGGCGAGGCCACCGCCAAACTGATCCCCGAGTCCAGCTCCAGGCCCTCGGGAGACAAGCCCTCGGTGTCGGACATCCTGAAGATCTCCATGATGGAGGCGGAGATCGATCCGAGCACGGAGCCCATGGTGGTGGATTCCTCCAGCGACTGCGGCCCTCTGGGGAAAGCCATGGAGGTCCAGGCCGTGTCAGGCACACTGGACTCGGGCCAGTTCATCAGCAGCTCTGGGGCCTCCATGCACCACTCCCACACAAAGCCCCAGTTCAGCTGCATGCAGGGCCTCACAGCACAGAGGAGCAAAGAGGACCTGGAGGTCATTGAG GTGATTCCTCAGTACTCCATCCTGCCGGACTCCAGCCAGTCCAACGTGGTGGTGGAGCCCAGCGGCTTCCTGGAGATCACCAACTACACCAGccagcagctggaggaggacagCCCCATGGAGCAGGAGGTGGACAGCAGCAACGACGAGGCCACGGCAGCCAGTCCTCCTGACCAACCATAG